From one Paenibacillus sp. FSL K6-1330 genomic stretch:
- a CDS encoding BofC C-terminal domain-containing protein gives MSVFHFFKKLFRKRWRRWRRAIWPCAILLIAGIMIWTGQNIKDQMHKLLTAASDETPLAVETMHYLQIADDKLEERRQDQREFMQKLNTSKGKKHVHVRITYVCGIEEQDMGKLTADGIYELMNKNPLWQGRLDNKGVVWLEHTVSDLSPACKRQAYMSIDSQGNLTLFDGPPEEEKVMRTFFQLDVGSMESSLPKDVIKQLEDGIRIQDMEEYNSVLSTFSDYARDMAENVMNPTP, from the coding sequence TTGAGTGTTTTTCATTTCTTTAAGAAGCTGTTCAGAAAACGGTGGAGACGCTGGAGACGCGCGATTTGGCCCTGTGCAATCCTATTGATCGCAGGTATCATGATATGGACCGGCCAGAATATAAAGGATCAGATGCATAAGCTGCTCACTGCTGCATCCGACGAAACGCCACTGGCCGTAGAAACGATGCATTACTTGCAGATCGCGGATGATAAGTTGGAAGAACGCCGGCAGGATCAGAGGGAATTTATGCAGAAGCTGAATACCTCGAAGGGAAAGAAGCATGTTCATGTTCGCATCACTTATGTATGTGGCATCGAAGAGCAGGATATGGGTAAGCTTACGGCGGACGGTATTTATGAACTGATGAATAAAAATCCTTTATGGCAGGGACGCTTGGATAACAAAGGAGTAGTTTGGCTGGAGCACACCGTATCCGACCTCTCCCCCGCCTGTAAGAGGCAAGCTTATATGAGTATCGATTCCCAAGGAAACTTAACGTTGTTTGATGGCCCACCGGAAGAAGAGAAAGTGATGCGGACCTTCTTTCAGCTGGATGTCGGTTCGATGGAGTCTTCTTTGCCCAAAGATGTGATCAAGCAGCTTGAAGATGGTATTCGAATCCAAGATATGGAAGAGTATAACAGTGTTCTGTCAACCTTTAGCGATTATGCACGGGATATGGCTGAGAATGTCATGAACCCGACCCCTTAA
- the ruvC gene encoding crossover junction endodeoxyribonuclease RuvC, with protein MRILGIDPGIAIVGFGFVDKVGSKVTPVQYGCIQTEAHTPDEERLQHVYEGMQQLIDKYEPEAVAFEKLFFNRNVTTAMSVSQARGVLILAAVQRGLLIAEYTPMQVKQAIVGYGKAEKKQVQEMVRMFLKLQSIPKPDDVADALAVAICHAHSYTLNSKLNEVLRK; from the coding sequence TTGCGCATTTTAGGGATCGACCCCGGGATTGCGATTGTAGGTTTCGGGTTTGTAGATAAGGTTGGAAGTAAAGTCACACCGGTACAGTATGGCTGTATCCAGACGGAAGCCCATACACCGGATGAAGAGAGGCTGCAACACGTGTACGAAGGCATGCAGCAGCTTATTGATAAATATGAGCCTGAGGCCGTTGCTTTCGAGAAATTGTTTTTTAACCGCAACGTAACCACGGCGATGTCCGTATCCCAGGCCAGAGGAGTTCTTATCCTGGCTGCGGTCCAGCGCGGGCTCCTGATTGCAGAATATACGCCGATGCAGGTGAAGCAGGCGATTGTCGGCTATGGCAAGGCCGAGAAGAAACAGGTACAGGAGATGGTCAGGATGTTCCTAAAGTTGCAGAGCATTCCCAAACCTGACGATGTGGCGGATGCATTGGCAGTAGCGATCTGTCACGCGCATTCCTATACACTGAATTCCAAGTTAAATGAGGTATTGCGAAAATGA
- the ruvA gene encoding Holliday junction branch migration protein RuvA, translated as MIDFLRGQVVHLESEYIVLDVHGVGYRVFCPNPYAFAKTEGTITVFTHHHVREDAILLFGFPTREEQKLFRKLIEVSGIGPRVALGILGGGSPDHVVSAIYQENVSFLIKLPGIGKKTAQRMILDLKDKLEGFGNASMMTGLFAIQEPESDDSGSAWSEAREGLKALGYTDSELDKVWLKIKDSGASGESVDVLMKRALQQLFAG; from the coding sequence ATGATCGATTTTTTACGGGGACAGGTAGTCCACTTAGAGAGTGAATATATTGTACTGGATGTTCATGGGGTAGGATACCGGGTGTTCTGTCCGAATCCATATGCCTTTGCCAAAACCGAAGGAACCATCACGGTGTTTACACATCATCATGTCCGTGAAGATGCCATCCTGCTGTTTGGATTTCCGACACGGGAGGAACAGAAGCTGTTCCGTAAACTGATCGAAGTCTCGGGTATCGGTCCGCGTGTGGCGCTCGGCATATTGGGCGGGGGATCACCGGATCATGTGGTTTCCGCCATCTACCAGGAGAATGTATCCTTCTTAATCAAGCTTCCGGGAATCGGTAAGAAAACAGCGCAGCGCATGATTCTGGACCTGAAGGACAAGCTTGAGGGATTCGGAAATGCGAGCATGATGACAGGTCTTTTTGCCATCCAGGAGCCTGAATCGGATGATAGCGGCTCGGCGTGGTCCGAGGCTCGCGAGGGGCTGAAGGCGCTTGGTTATACGGATAGCGAGCTGGATAAAGTCTGGCTGAAGATCAAGGATTCCGGCGCAAGCGGCGAATCCGTCGATGTGCTCATGAAGCGGGCACTGCAGCAGCTATTCGCTGGTTAG
- the ruvB gene encoding Holliday junction branch migration DNA helicase RuvB — MDDRIISANLMMDEQAVELSLRPRYLAEYIGQNQVKENLKVYIEAAKMRNEALDHVLLYGPPGLGKTTLANIIANELGVNLRTTSGPAIERPGDLAALLTNLQEGDVLFIDEIHRLHRTVEEVMYPAMEDFALDIMIGKGPSARSVRLDLPPFTLIGATTRAGLLSAPLRDRFGVVSRLEFYTVDELSYIVSRNADLLEIEILGEAAEEIALRSRGTPRIANRLLKRVRDYAQVRGDGMITPSIAQEALKMLQIDPMGLDFIDHKMLSAMIKIFRGGPVGLDTIAATIGEESQTIEDVYEPYLLQIGFLQRTPRGRVVTPTAYQHLGIPFPEDRS; from the coding sequence ATGGACGATCGAATTATTTCCGCCAATCTAATGATGGACGAACAGGCTGTCGAGCTTAGTCTGCGTCCACGCTATTTGGCTGAATATATAGGACAGAATCAAGTTAAGGAAAATCTCAAGGTATATATCGAAGCGGCAAAAATGCGTAACGAAGCGCTTGACCACGTGTTGTTGTACGGTCCTCCGGGACTCGGCAAAACGACACTGGCGAATATTATCGCCAATGAGCTTGGCGTTAATCTCCGTACGACTTCCGGTCCGGCAATCGAGCGACCGGGGGATCTGGCTGCACTTCTCACTAATCTGCAGGAAGGAGATGTCCTGTTTATTGATGAGATCCATCGGCTGCACCGGACGGTAGAGGAAGTGATGTATCCGGCGATGGAGGATTTTGCGCTGGATATTATGATCGGGAAAGGGCCAAGCGCACGCTCGGTACGTCTGGACCTGCCGCCGTTTACCTTAATTGGCGCCACTACCCGGGCTGGATTGCTCTCTGCGCCGCTTAGGGACCGTTTTGGCGTGGTAAGCCGTCTGGAATTCTATACGGTGGACGAGCTGAGTTACATTGTGTCACGCAATGCGGATCTTTTGGAGATCGAGATATTAGGAGAGGCAGCAGAAGAGATTGCCCTGAGGTCGCGGGGGACGCCCCGCATTGCCAACCGTCTCTTGAAACGGGTGCGTGATTATGCCCAGGTTCGAGGAGATGGCATGATAACGCCAAGCATTGCTCAGGAAGCGCTGAAAATGCTGCAGATCGATCCGATGGGACTGGACTTTATTGATCATAAAATGTTGAGCGCCATGATCAAAATCTTCCGTGGGGGACCTGTAGGTCTGGATACCATCGCGGCAACCATTGGAGAAGAAAGCCAAACCATTGAAGATGTTTATGAACCGTATCTCCTGCAGATCGGTTTCTTGCAGCGTACACCCCGGGGACGGGTTGTAACGCCCACAGCTTATCAACATTTAGGTATTCCCTTCCCTGAGGATCGTAGTTAG
- a CDS encoding SpoIID/LytB domain-containing protein, producing the protein MDRNWTKSLFGWTTKGLLSLAVAGTLWSSPAVHAAAPSIDTIRVAMFLDLGSQYKSTTNAVTLKSADALTASLLVSGAQQTLMSIPANQQVRMSVDTYRVKVLETTDWKTASEAAKKLEATNDKPTLFADGNVYKLYAGMYGTEKAAVDAATRTAKTVAAYLNGQTPSVKGGLHLSAGSYGSEAEAESVRKKYANASMDAFNVVVPNGGASAYEVWVGEAANTADLAAVRQEAAPISGALVEMNAATTGLMMRRDVSLNLATPQETQHYMLSGGQSVLRVEGSSGAGTNVKERSDRSYRGALEIGQKNGQLYLVNELPFQQYLYSVVGAEVPSTWGVEALKAQAVAARSYALFQGNKFEVAHVVDTTLSQAYYGTAYEYPSIIQAVDATDGEVVMKDGKIVETVFSSNSGGMTADSTEVWGNRNDLFAAVESTGDSSSQAALKSWYHVLLPSGATGYVREDNVKETGNKTSAGLLYMTVTAKDTNVRPLPLIQSNVEPVGKMNPGETAVVLEKVAESNSYDWVRGPYTSDQLLSSLKGKTTNSLPASITSLDVTERGPSGRALTVKANGQVLDVKYPDMFRSAFNGLPSTLFDIESTGSYTVLSANGAVSTVSSGQTISVISGSGNGNVKGSGTVVMNGTGKARVIESSSGFKFTGKGLGHGLGMSQWGAKGMADEGYDYKQILQHYYRNTTITKD; encoded by the coding sequence ATGGATAGAAACTGGACGAAATCATTATTCGGTTGGACCACTAAGGGACTCTTGTCACTGGCTGTTGCCGGAACCTTATGGAGCTCGCCTGCAGTACATGCGGCCGCGCCTTCAATAGATACGATTCGTGTTGCGATGTTTTTGGATCTGGGAAGTCAGTATAAATCAACAACCAATGCCGTTACGCTGAAATCCGCTGATGCCCTGACGGCATCGCTGCTTGTATCCGGTGCTCAGCAGACTTTGATGAGCATTCCAGCAAACCAGCAGGTCCGAATGAGTGTGGATACATACCGCGTCAAGGTGCTTGAGACCACGGATTGGAAAACAGCTTCGGAAGCGGCGAAAAAACTGGAGGCGACGAATGACAAACCGACGCTGTTTGCAGATGGCAATGTATACAAACTATATGCCGGTATGTATGGGACAGAGAAAGCGGCCGTGGACGCGGCAACGCGAACTGCGAAGACGGTAGCTGCATATCTGAATGGTCAAACGCCTTCTGTTAAAGGCGGACTGCATTTGTCTGCGGGATCGTACGGATCGGAGGCTGAGGCGGAGTCTGTACGTAAGAAGTATGCAAATGCCAGCATGGATGCCTTCAATGTTGTGGTACCAAACGGAGGTGCATCCGCTTATGAGGTTTGGGTAGGCGAGGCAGCCAACACAGCCGATCTGGCTGCAGTCAGACAGGAAGCTGCTCCAATATCCGGCGCCCTCGTTGAAATGAATGCCGCAACCACGGGTCTGATGATGAGACGAGATGTAAGCCTGAACCTTGCGACTCCTCAAGAGACACAGCATTATATGTTGTCAGGTGGTCAGTCGGTTCTGCGGGTAGAAGGAAGCTCAGGTGCCGGAACGAATGTGAAGGAGCGATCGGATCGCTCCTATCGAGGCGCTTTGGAGATCGGACAAAAGAACGGTCAATTGTATCTCGTCAATGAACTGCCGTTCCAGCAGTACCTGTATTCCGTCGTTGGAGCCGAGGTGCCATCTACTTGGGGTGTTGAAGCGCTGAAAGCACAGGCTGTAGCGGCACGCAGCTATGCGCTCTTCCAAGGAAATAAGTTCGAAGTAGCCCATGTCGTGGACACAACGCTAAGCCAGGCCTATTATGGGACCGCCTATGAGTATCCAAGCATTATTCAGGCAGTGGATGCAACTGACGGCGAAGTTGTCATGAAAGACGGCAAAATAGTGGAAACCGTGTTTTCCTCCAATAGCGGAGGAATGACGGCGGACTCCACCGAGGTGTGGGGTAACCGTAACGATCTGTTTGCCGCGGTGGAAAGCACTGGAGATTCCTCATCCCAGGCAGCGCTTAAATCTTGGTATCATGTACTTCTTCCGAGTGGCGCTACAGGTTATGTACGTGAGGACAATGTGAAGGAAACCGGCAACAAAACATCGGCAGGACTCCTGTATATGACCGTTACCGCCAAGGATACGAATGTACGCCCATTGCCATTGATCCAATCGAACGTTGAGCCTGTAGGCAAGATGAATCCAGGAGAAACGGCTGTCGTCCTTGAGAAAGTGGCGGAATCCAACAGCTATGACTGGGTTCGCGGTCCGTATACTTCGGATCAACTACTGTCCTCTCTAAAAGGAAAAACCACTAACAGCCTGCCTGCTTCTATTACTTCGCTGGATGTAACGGAGCGAGGCCCTTCTGGACGTGCCCTTACGGTGAAAGCCAACGGTCAAGTGCTGGACGTAAAATATCCGGATATGTTCCGCTCGGCTTTTAACGGACTGCCAAGCACATTGTTTGATATTGAATCGACCGGAAGTTATACTGTATTGAGCGCGAATGGTGCGGTATCAACGGTTTCAAGCGGCCAAACGATATCCGTTATCTCAGGGAGCGGCAACGGAAATGTCAAAGGTTCCGGTACCGTTGTGATGAATGGAACGGGGAAAGCACGTGTGATTGAAAGCTCTTCCGGCTTTAAATTTACCGGTAAAGGCTTAGGCCACGGACTGGGCATGTCCCAATGGGGTGCCAAAGGAATGGCAGATGAAGGGTATGATTACAAGCAGATACTCCAACACTATTACCGCAACACGACTATTACGAAGGACTGA
- the queA gene encoding tRNA preQ1(34) S-adenosylmethionine ribosyltransferase-isomerase QueA has protein sequence MNVDLYDFELPEHLIAQTPLLDRSSSRLLTLDKENGHISHQTFADIIDSLNPGDTLVLNDTKVIPARLFGAKEDTGAKAEVLLLKNMGQDRWEALVKPGKKLKKGNVISFGDGKLKAIIEEEGEMGARILSFSYKGIFQEILDELGQMPLPPYIKEKLDDRDRYQTVYAKHEGSAAAPTAGLHFTETLLEQIQAKGVDIAFITLHVGLGTFRPMSVEQVEDHVMHEEYYSLSQETAELLNETKRRGGRVIAVGTTSCRTLETVGSALKGEPLRESSGWTSIFIYPGYAFTVVDALITNFHLPKSTLVMLVSALAGREHIMKAYKEAVEKEYRFFSFGDAMFIY, from the coding sequence ATGAATGTGGATTTGTATGATTTTGAATTACCCGAACACTTAATTGCGCAGACGCCGCTGCTTGATCGAAGCTCTTCCAGGCTTCTCACGCTGGACAAAGAGAACGGACATATAAGCCATCAAACGTTTGCGGACATCATAGACAGCCTGAATCCGGGGGATACACTCGTATTAAACGATACCAAGGTCATACCGGCCCGATTGTTCGGTGCAAAGGAAGACACCGGTGCGAAAGCAGAGGTCCTTCTGCTGAAGAATATGGGGCAAGACCGGTGGGAGGCACTTGTGAAACCGGGCAAGAAGCTGAAAAAAGGGAACGTAATTTCCTTTGGGGACGGTAAATTAAAAGCGATCATTGAGGAAGAAGGCGAGATGGGTGCTCGCATCCTATCCTTTTCGTATAAAGGGATTTTCCAAGAAATCCTGGATGAACTGGGGCAAATGCCGCTTCCGCCATATATTAAGGAGAAGCTGGATGACCGCGATCGGTATCAGACCGTATATGCGAAGCATGAAGGATCTGCAGCCGCTCCCACGGCGGGCCTGCACTTCACGGAAACTCTCCTGGAACAGATTCAGGCCAAGGGAGTAGACATCGCCTTCATTACCCTGCACGTGGGACTGGGGACATTTCGTCCGATGTCCGTGGAACAGGTTGAGGATCATGTCATGCATGAAGAGTACTATTCCCTTTCCCAGGAAACCGCTGAGCTGCTGAATGAAACGAAGCGGCGCGGCGGCCGGGTTATCGCTGTAGGGACTACCTCTTGCAGAACGCTGGAGACGGTTGGATCGGCGCTGAAAGGCGAGCCGCTGCGTGAGAGCAGCGGCTGGACAAGCATTTTCATATATCCCGGATATGCTTTTACCGTCGTGGACGCGCTGATTACGAATTTCCATCTGCCGAAATCCACGCTGGTGATGCTGGTCAGTGCGCTGGCCGGACGCGAACACATTATGAAGGCGTACAAGGAAGCTGTTGAGAAGGAATATCGATTCTTCAGCTTTGGCGACGCGATGTTTATCTATTAA
- the tgt gene encoding tRNA guanosine(34) transglycosylase Tgt, with protein MVAAVTYEHIKTCKQSGARLGRVHTPHGVIDTPTFMPVGTLATVKTMSPEELKAMDAHIILSNTYHLFLRPGHDIVKGAGGLHKFMNWDRPILTDSGGFQVFSLAEMRKISEEGVHFRSHLNGDKLFISPEVAMEIQNALGSDIMMAFDECPPYPAEYEYVKQSTERTSRWAERCLKSHARPEDQALFGIVQGGMHEDLRRQSARDLTSMDFPGYAIGGLSVGESKQLMYEVLDYTVPLLPNNKPRYLMGVGSPDALIEGSIRGVDMFDCVLPTRIARNGTTMTSQGRLVVRNAQYARDYGPLDPECDCYTCRNYSRAYLRHLIKSDETFGLRLTTYHNLHFLLNLMRNVRQSIMEDRLLDFRDEFFDKYGLHDNEKGF; from the coding sequence ATGGTAGCAGCTGTTACTTATGAACATATTAAAACGTGTAAACAATCGGGCGCGAGGCTCGGCAGAGTGCACACCCCGCACGGCGTGATCGATACGCCGACATTTATGCCTGTGGGAACATTGGCAACGGTAAAAACCATGAGTCCGGAAGAACTAAAGGCTATGGATGCCCACATTATATTGAGCAACACCTATCATCTCTTTTTGCGTCCTGGACACGATATTGTGAAGGGAGCGGGCGGACTGCACAAATTCATGAACTGGGACCGTCCGATCCTGACCGATAGCGGAGGCTTCCAGGTATTCAGCTTAGCAGAAATGAGAAAAATATCGGAAGAAGGCGTACATTTCCGTTCCCACTTGAACGGAGATAAACTGTTTATCTCCCCGGAAGTCGCGATGGAGATCCAGAACGCGCTTGGATCTGATATTATGATGGCTTTTGATGAATGCCCGCCTTATCCTGCGGAGTATGAATACGTTAAACAATCCACCGAGCGGACCTCTCGCTGGGCTGAACGCTGCTTAAAGAGCCATGCCAGACCGGAAGACCAAGCCCTATTCGGCATCGTTCAGGGAGGCATGCATGAGGATCTGCGCCGTCAGAGCGCCCGTGATTTGACTTCCATGGATTTCCCGGGTTATGCTATTGGTGGACTTAGTGTGGGAGAATCGAAGCAGCTTATGTATGAAGTGCTGGATTACACGGTGCCCCTGCTGCCGAACAATAAACCTCGCTATTTGATGGGAGTCGGATCACCCGATGCGTTGATTGAGGGCTCGATTCGTGGTGTGGATATGTTCGATTGCGTGCTTCCGACGCGGATCGCTCGCAACGGGACAACGATGACAAGTCAAGGCCGTCTTGTCGTTCGAAATGCTCAATATGCCAGGGATTACGGACCGCTGGATCCGGAATGTGACTGCTACACTTGCCGTAACTACTCGCGTGCTTATCTGCGTCATCTGATCAAGAGTGATGAAACGTTTGGATTAAGATTGACGACGTATCATAACCTGCATTTCCTGCTCAATTTGATGCGTAACGTGCGTCAGAGTATTATGGAAGACCGTCTGCTTGATTTCCGCGATGAGTTTTTTGATAAGTACGGCCTACATGATAATGAAAAAGGGTTCTAA
- the yajC gene encoding preprotein translocase subunit YajC, whose product MFDLAAGAGQGGGGILGLILPFVLMFVIFYFLLIRPQQKKQKTRNAMLSALSKGDKVVTIGGLHGTIVEITDDIVVLKVNDVTKLTFDRNSISHSVNADA is encoded by the coding sequence ATGTTTGATTTAGCAGCTGGTGCAGGTCAAGGCGGAGGCGGTATTTTAGGGTTGATTCTGCCTTTCGTTCTGATGTTTGTCATCTTTTATTTTCTGCTTATTCGTCCACAGCAGAAGAAACAGAAGACCAGAAACGCAATGCTTAGCGCCTTGTCAAAGGGCGATAAGGTGGTAACCATTGGAGGCCTTCACGGTACAATTGTGGAGATTACCGACGATATTGTGGTTTTGAAAGTGAACGATGTAACGAAGTTGACGTTCGATCGTAACTCAATCAGCCATAGTGTGAATGCGGATGCATAA
- a CDS encoding TIGR04086 family membrane protein, which yields MEPIRRVFTFRISNPILSGLLYSFFWMFLGAFALSLLLWGSGLAEDDLSFYTFLVHAIAAFIGGCVSGKRAGNKGWYYGCLTGLIYGITLLVIGFLALDSSLSLGDLTLIATVFAAGAIGGMFGVNLKK from the coding sequence ATGGAACCGATCCGGCGAGTTTTCACTTTCAGGATCTCCAATCCGATTCTTTCAGGACTTTTGTATTCTTTTTTCTGGATGTTTCTTGGCGCGTTTGCGTTATCCCTGCTTCTATGGGGCAGCGGACTAGCCGAAGATGATTTATCGTTCTACACGTTTCTCGTACATGCCATCGCAGCCTTTATCGGAGGTTGTGTGAGCGGCAAGCGCGCAGGAAACAAAGGTTGGTATTACGGCTGCCTGACAGGGCTGATATATGGCATTACGCTGCTCGTCATTGGCTTTCTTGCTTTGGATAGTTCTTTATCTCTCGGAGATTTGACGCTGATTGCCACGGTATTTGCCGCCGGCGCCATCGGGGGAATGTTCGGGGTCAACTTAAAAAAATAA
- a CDS encoding DUF421 domain-containing protein, with amino-acid sequence MSHMTILILRTILMYVVIFVTMRIMGKREIGKLSIFDLVISVMIAEIAVFVLEDVQKPIWEGLAPIAVLVAIQVGLAYIGLKNRNIRLFADGKPSVLVSRGRLHRKEMAKLRYNLDDLMQQLRGKDIDSLADVEFAILETSGQLTVIPKDTGNSSNSSSNNSSSSSNTSGATNFSSTSFQSEKNPTVVDIPYDKITYEGLPIPLILDGKVQDENLELIHKTRFWLKNEIQNYGAKDFKDIFLCSIDHKGRIYIDRKDRI; translated from the coding sequence ATGTCTCATATGACTATTCTGATTCTGCGGACCATTCTGATGTATGTGGTCATCTTTGTCACCATGAGAATCATGGGCAAACGGGAAATCGGAAAGCTGTCCATCTTCGATTTGGTCATATCCGTTATGATTGCAGAGATTGCCGTTTTTGTTCTGGAAGATGTCCAAAAGCCGATTTGGGAGGGACTTGCTCCTATCGCCGTTTTGGTTGCCATTCAGGTAGGTCTTGCTTACATCGGACTGAAAAATCGAAATATACGGCTGTTTGCCGACGGAAAGCCAAGCGTATTGGTGTCCCGGGGCAGGCTGCACCGTAAGGAGATGGCAAAGCTTCGCTATAATCTGGATGATCTGATGCAGCAGCTAAGGGGCAAAGATATTGACAGTCTGGCGGATGTTGAATTTGCGATACTTGAAACATCCGGTCAGCTCACCGTGATTCCAAAGGATACGGGGAACAGCTCCAACAGCAGTTCGAACAACTCTTCAAGTTCATCCAACACCTCAGGGGCCACCAATTTTTCATCTACTTCATTCCAATCCGAAAAGAACCCTACAGTCGTAGATATTCCTTACGATAAAATTACGTATGAAGGCCTGCCCATCCCGCTTATATTGGATGGAAAGGTGCAGGACGAGAACCTTGAATTAATCCATAAAACGCGGTTCTGGCTTAAGAACGAGATCCAGAATTACGGTGCTAAGGATTTTAAGGATATTTTTCTATGCTCTATTGACCATAAAGGCCGGATTTACATTGATCGTAAAGACAGGATCTAA
- the spoVB gene encoding stage V sporulation protein B: MNKQSFIKGTLILLAAGILNRLLGFIPRIALPRIIGPEGVGIYQLGYPFFIVLVTIITGGIPLAIAKMVAEAEGAGKRDASKQILHVSLMLTVTAGALFTGLSLLLAPWVTGVLLPDERVYQTFISMTPMLIIIAVSSVYRGYFQGKQNMIPSASSSVIETIVRIICMLWFAHLLMPKGIAYGAAGAMLGTAVGELIGMIALLLQYPGEGRPRNKLLPKPQEVISEKTAKEDSSSNKGILKRLFGIALPVTGGKMVGSFSYLLETILTNRSLAMAGIATSVATAQYGALQGMIIPLLLLPGALTVSLAISLVPSLSEAAARNDRTTIHKRMNQSLRLALVSGAPFAIIMFVLAEPLCLLLYDNAEISDMLKIMAPFALFLYVQSPLQAALQALDRPGRALLNTLFGAIIKMSLIVFLASNPAFGIIGAVIAIIVNSIAVTLLHGFSLSRLIGFRFRLLDYVKIGAVMIIMGACVLYGYKHLPFSTAPWLQFWASIAIGILVYFIMIFITKLVTPRDLDRVPLVGTWFNKFSRR, translated from the coding sequence GTGAACAAGCAATCATTTATTAAAGGAACGCTGATTTTACTTGCAGCCGGCATATTAAACCGCCTACTCGGTTTTATCCCCCGGATCGCCCTCCCCCGGATCATTGGACCCGAGGGTGTCGGAATTTACCAACTGGGTTATCCCTTCTTTATCGTGCTCGTGACGATCATTACCGGCGGAATTCCGCTAGCCATTGCCAAAATGGTTGCCGAAGCGGAAGGTGCCGGAAAGCGTGATGCTTCCAAGCAAATCCTGCATGTCAGCCTGATGCTGACGGTTACAGCAGGCGCCCTCTTTACGGGACTTAGTCTGCTCCTTGCCCCTTGGGTAACCGGCGTGCTTTTGCCGGACGAGCGTGTATACCAAACCTTTATCAGCATGACACCCATGTTGATCATCATTGCCGTTTCGTCGGTCTACCGTGGATATTTCCAGGGCAAACAGAACATGATTCCCTCCGCAAGCTCCTCCGTGATCGAGACGATTGTCCGAATTATTTGCATGCTCTGGTTTGCGCATCTCTTGATGCCCAAAGGCATCGCTTACGGGGCTGCGGGTGCCATGCTCGGAACAGCCGTGGGGGAACTGATTGGCATGATAGCCCTGCTGCTGCAATATCCCGGGGAGGGACGACCTAGGAACAAACTTTTACCTAAACCGCAAGAAGTCATATCCGAAAAAACTGCAAAAGAAGACTCTTCCTCGAATAAAGGCATCCTGAAACGTTTATTCGGTATTGCATTGCCTGTGACGGGGGGCAAGATGGTAGGTTCATTCTCCTACCTGCTGGAGACGATTCTGACCAACCGCAGCCTGGCCATGGCAGGTATAGCGACATCCGTAGCAACCGCTCAGTATGGGGCACTGCAAGGGATGATCATCCCGCTCCTGTTATTGCCCGGTGCTCTGACGGTTTCTCTGGCCATCTCTCTGGTGCCTTCACTCTCGGAAGCTGCTGCCCGCAATGATCGGACGACCATCCACAAACGAATGAACCAATCCCTTCGGCTAGCCCTTGTCTCCGGAGCTCCGTTTGCCATCATTATGTTTGTCCTGGCTGAGCCATTATGCCTGCTCCTATACGACAACGCGGAGATTAGCGATATGCTCAAAATCATGGCGCCGTTTGCCTTGTTCCTGTATGTGCAGTCCCCGCTTCAAGCTGCCTTGCAAGCTCTGGACCGTCCGGGCCGGGCATTACTCAACACATTATTCGGGGCGATCATCAAAATGAGCCTCATCGTGTTTTTGGCATCCAATCCCGCCTTCGGCATAATAGGGGCCGTCATTGCCATTATCGTAAACAGTATTGCAGTTACATTACTCCACGGTTTCAGCCTATCGAGACTAATCGGCTTTCGATTCCGTCTGCTGGATTATGTCAAAATCGGGGCGGTTATGATCATCATGGGTGCCTGTGTCCTCTATGGGTACAAACATCTTCCGTTTTCGACCGCGCCATGGCTGCAATTTTGGGCTTCCATCGCAATTGGTATTCTGGTCTATTTCATCATGATTTTTATAACCAAGCTGGTAACACCGCGAGATTTGGATCGTGTGCCTCTCGTCGGCACCTGGTTCAACAAATTCAGCCGTCGTTAG
- a CDS encoding post-transcriptional regulator, producing the protein MELEQMSEEELMSTIEMVCLSKVEEMHLIGYEYVTSDDIWNCVSSKYEKEGIPSLHKLVNDILSLKATALMNYMTISAYKGSSFD; encoded by the coding sequence ATGGAACTCGAGCAAATGAGCGAGGAAGAATTGATGAGCACCATTGAGATGGTATGCTTGAGCAAGGTTGAGGAAATGCATTTGATTGGGTACGAATATGTGACTAGCGACGATATTTGGAACTGTGTCAGCAGTAAATATGAAAAGGAAGGCATCCCCTCCCTCCACAAACTGGTCAATGACATTCTGTCCTTGAAGGCGACAGCTTTAATGAACTATATGACAATATCAGCATATAAGGGATCTTCTTTCGATTAA